The following are from one region of the Nicotiana tabacum cultivar K326 chromosome 3, ASM71507v2, whole genome shotgun sequence genome:
- the LOC107804633 gene encoding uncharacterized protein LOC107804633: MVIMNSGVKMPENRHCPRVDTYELKLRIERKIGQQKAEKYYSLLSKYLSLKMSKSEFDKCCFVLFGRENICLHNALIRGIIRNACTAKTPPPKDGTMEASFNAKVPNGYQRGSLQSLCRDVFPQSPRKGRTPILRDRKSRDRPSPLGPHGKTHSAACEDFPPKVLEQQSATELLSFGSKPPVEGNSVEEGEEVEQAAGSPGIHSRSPVTAPLGISLNAKGTRKVLYHGSAPLHDTGTCYSSGELPDTSLLMKRLEEKLETEGLKMSTDCVNVLNNGLEVFLKRLIKPCLDLAGSKSQQKHIHHQAVSVSNMTRTIRYNQKPSDLFSVSMLDFRTAMELNPRMLGEDWPTQLEKVSVRSFESL; encoded by the coding sequence ATGGTTATAATGAATTCGGGAGTCAAAATGCCGGAAAATCGGCATTGCCCCCGAGTTGACACTTACGAGCTGAAACTTCGGATTGAAAGGAAAATTGGTCAGCAGAAGGCAGAGAAATATTATTCTCTGTTAAGCAAATACTTAAGTCTAAAGATGAGTAAATCAGAGTTTGATAAGTGTTGTTTTGTTTTATTCGGGAGAGAGAATATCTGCCTTCATAATGCGCTTATCCGAGGAATTATAAGAAACGCCTGTACTGCTAAGACGCCTCCACCAAAGGATGGCACAATGGAGGCTTCCTTTAATGCAAAAGTGCCAAATGGATATCAAAGGGGTAGTCTTCAGTCACTGTGCAGGGATGTATTTCCTCAGTCTCCTAGAAAGGGGAGAACTCCTATCCTTCGTGATCGCAAATCTAGGGATCGGCCAAGTCCTCTGGGTCCTCATGGGAAGACCCATTCTGCTGCTTGTGAAGATTTTCCACCAAAAGTACTGGAACAACAAAGTGCTACCGAGCTTTTGTCCTTTGGTAGTAAGCCTCCAGTTGAAGGCAACTCCGTGGAAGAGGGAGAAGAGGTTGAGCAGGCTGCTGGAAGCCCCGGTATTCATAGTAGAAGTCCTGTAACAGCTCCCCTTGGCATCTCTCTGAATGCTAAGGGAACAAGGAAAGTATTATATCATGGGTCTGCTCCTTTACATGATACGGGAACCTGTTACAGCAGTGGTGAGTTGCCCGATACCAGCTTGCTAATGAAAAGATTGGAAGAAAAGTTGGAGACAGAAGGGTTGAAGATGTCGACTGACTGCGTAAATGTGTTGAACAATGGGCTCGAAGTATTCTTGAAGCGATTAATCAAGCCTTGTTTGGACTTAGCAGGCTCAAAGTCACAACAAAAGCACATCCATCACCAAGCTGTTTCAGTTTCAAATATGACAAGGACAATAAGATATAACCAAAAACCAAGTGATCTCTTTTCTGTTTCAATGTTAGATTTTCGCACGGCAATGGAGTTGAATCCTAGGATGCTAGGGGAGGATTGGCCAACACAGCTTGAGAAGGTTTCAGTGCGTTCGTTTGAAAGTCTATGA